A window of Ignavibacteriales bacterium contains these coding sequences:
- the yidD gene encoding membrane protein insertion efficiency factor YidD — MRHVLIYLIKLYQKLISPLFPPSCRFYPTCSEYAVQAVTKYGALKGGAKAAWRILRCNPFNKGGIDPVE, encoded by the coding sequence ATGAGGCATGTTCTAATATATTTAATCAAGCTCTATCAAAAATTAATTTCGCCGTTGTTTCCACCCTCTTGCCGTTTTTATCCTACTTGTTCCGAATATGCGGTTCAAGCAGTTACAAAGTACGGCGCACTTAAAGGCGGGGCAAAAGCAGCCTGGCGAATTTTGAGATGCAATCCTTTTAACAAAGGCGGGATTGATCCGGTAGAATAA
- the rnpA gene encoding ribonuclease P protein component has translation MKQFGLSSKERIKSKNEFDLVYSAGEILFSSSQKFKAVFFIQKESETSGIKTAFAVSRKSGIAVWRNRIKRLLRESYRLNKKEICSEVGIKNLRVFIVFSPNTINQKNSRKILLKEVMPEVIDLTNKIMARL, from the coding sequence TTGAAACAGTTTGGTCTTTCTTCAAAGGAAAGAATCAAAAGTAAAAACGAATTCGATCTTGTTTATTCCGCCGGAGAAATTTTATTTTCTTCGTCTCAAAAATTCAAAGCTGTTTTTTTCATTCAAAAAGAATCTGAAACGAGTGGAATTAAAACAGCTTTTGCTGTTTCAAGAAAGAGCGGAATAGCGGTCTGGAGAAATCGAATTAAAAGACTTTTACGGGAATCGTATCGTCTAAACAAAAAAGAGATTTGTTCAGAAGTAGGAATAAAAAACTTGAGGGTGTTTATTGTATTCTCGCCTAATACAATAAATCAAAAAAACAGTAGAAAAATTTTATTGAAAGAGGTTATGCCGGAAGTAATTGATTTGACGAACAAGATCATGGCAAGACTGTAA